The following coding sequences are from one Treponema parvum window:
- a CDS encoding protein-ADP-ribose hydrolase, producing the protein MNQSERRLFLINKLIYENKDYSDVRIPSDEDGQKKLLRSLMNVREAAPLERDVLKVQDEYLAEELSHKNVVKLSDLDPIQKDIYVWRGDITLLQCDAIVNAANSGMTGCYVPCHLCIDNCIHTFAGMQLRLYCGDMMKKQGHEEPTGHAKITPAFNLPSKYVIHTVGPIIRGTLTQNDRRMLSSCYSSCLKVAEENKVLSIAFCCISTGVFHFPKESAAQIAVETVNSYKASSKSGIKVIFNVFSEQDEILYRRILSEKTL; encoded by the coding sequence ATGAATCAAAGCGAACGCCGTTTATTTTTGATAAATAAATTGATTTATGAAAATAAAGATTACAGCGATGTGCGGATCCCTTCCGATGAAGACGGACAGAAAAAACTCTTGCGTTCGCTCATGAATGTGCGTGAAGCCGCGCCGCTTGAACGCGACGTTCTTAAGGTTCAGGACGAATATCTTGCCGAAGAACTTTCACATAAAAATGTGGTAAAGCTCTCGGATCTCGATCCGATTCAAAAGGATATTTACGTATGGAGAGGCGATATTACCTTGCTGCAATGCGACGCCATAGTAAATGCGGCGAACAGCGGAATGACGGGGTGCTATGTTCCATGCCACCTTTGCATCGATAACTGTATTCACACGTTTGCAGGGATGCAGCTGCGCCTTTATTGCGGCGACATGATGAAAAAACAGGGGCATGAAGAACCTACGGGGCATGCAAAGATTACGCCGGCCTTTAATCTTCCGAGCAAATACGTAATTCATACCGTCGGCCCCATTATCCGCGGAACGCTCACCCAAAACGATCGAAGGATGTTGTCGTCATGCTATTCGTCCTGCTTAAAAGTTGCGGAAGAAAACAAAGTTTTAAGCATCGCTTTTTGCTGTATTTCTACGGGAGTATTTCATTTTCCTAAAGAAAGCGCGGCTCAGATCGCCGTCGAGACGGTAAATTCTTACAAGGCGAGTTCCAAAAGCGGCATAAAAGTCATATTCAATGTGTTTTCCGAACAGGATGAAATTCTTTACAGGAGAATTTTATCCGAAAAAACTTTATAA
- a CDS encoding ABC transporter ATP-binding protein, producing the protein MVSVANIKKTYNSKIVIEDLSLSVKAGDLAVIVGPSGCGKSTLLNIIAGLDQNYEGKLQTSGKKIGYVFQEDRVLPWLTVFQNIKSVNPSGEDDVVQHFIDAAGLTGFEKYYPDELSGGMRQRCSIARALYYGSDILLMDEPFKSLDYVIRQKMISDLLKIHEEEKNTILFVTHDIEEALTVADTVFVLKKDPCRLADTINMKTGSSWSAEKKQQLKEKILKLIAA; encoded by the coding sequence GTGGTTTCCGTAGCAAACATAAAAAAAACATACAATAGCAAAATCGTCATCGAAGATCTTTCTCTTTCCGTAAAGGCCGGAGATCTTGCGGTCATAGTAGGGCCTTCGGGCTGCGGAAAATCGACGCTTCTAAACATCATTGCAGGCCTTGATCAAAATTACGAAGGGAAGCTGCAAACATCGGGAAAAAAGATCGGCTACGTTTTTCAGGAAGACCGCGTGCTGCCGTGGCTTACAGTCTTTCAGAACATAAAATCCGTAAATCCTTCGGGAGAAGACGACGTGGTTCAGCATTTTATAGATGCGGCAGGTCTTACCGGGTTTGAAAAATATTATCCCGACGAACTGAGCGGAGGCATGAGGCAGCGCTGTTCCATCGCACGGGCGTTGTATTACGGAAGCGACATTCTTCTTATGGACGAACCGTTTAAATCGCTCGACTATGTGATAAGGCAAAAAATGATCTCGGATCTGCTTAAAATACACGAAGAAGAAAAAAACACGATATTGTTCGTCACTCATGATATTGAAGAAGCCCTTACCGTCGCCGACACAGTCTTCGTATTAAAAAAAGACCCGTGTAGGCTGGCGGACACAATAAACATGAAAACAGGATCATCGTGGTCCGCCGAAAAAAAACAGCAATTAAAAGAGAAAATTCTAAAACTGATCGCAGCCTAG
- a CDS encoding ABC transporter permease: protein MKLSSIRNRIIAALFMLFVWWVLSLAYPPLIIPDISAVAEKLVQIISDKDTTKEAGRTLVRLLAGLFFGMATGGAAGYVCGVCKTCRELFKPVLGVLQVVPPVALLVLAIIWFGFNGKPAVVIAAVSVFPITAITVQEAILHIDRKLVEMGKVFKYTKKQQLFLITWPSIKPRFYSGLRIALGTASKTVVMGEVLTTSTGIGGQIVTARLNIEPETIIAWTVISVCMYYLLDATVNLLFPSRRT from the coding sequence ATGAAACTCTCCTCTATAAGAAATAGAATTATAGCCGCGCTTTTCATGCTATTTGTATGGTGGGTACTCTCGTTGGCGTACCCGCCGCTGATAATACCGGATATTTCTGCGGTTGCCGAAAAGCTTGTACAAATCATATCCGATAAAGACACGACAAAAGAAGCGGGCAGAACTCTCGTCCGTCTTTTAGCGGGGTTATTTTTCGGTATGGCGACCGGCGGCGCCGCCGGTTACGTATGCGGCGTATGTAAAACATGTAGGGAATTATTTAAACCGGTACTTGGCGTTTTACAGGTTGTGCCGCCGGTCGCGCTCTTGGTGCTTGCCATAATATGGTTCGGCTTCAACGGGAAACCGGCCGTCGTTATAGCTGCGGTTTCAGTATTTCCGATCACGGCCATTACGGTACAGGAAGCCATACTTCACATAGACCGAAAACTTGTCGAAATGGGCAAGGTGTTCAAATATACTAAAAAACAGCAGCTTTTTTTGATCACGTGGCCGTCCATAAAACCGCGCTTTTATTCCGGCTTGAGGATCGCATTGGGAACGGCTTCAAAAACCGTCGTCATGGGAGAAGTTCTTACCACTTCCACGGGCATTGGAGGGCAGATCGTTACCGCAAGGCTTAATATCGAACCTGAAACCATAATAGCTTGGACGGTAATTTCCGTGTGCATGTATTATCTTCTTGACGCGACAGTCAATCTCTTATTCCCTTCAAGGAGAACTTAA
- a CDS encoding sodium-dependent transporter, whose protein sequence is MKERETLGSRLGFILLSAGCAVGIGNVWKFPYITGLYGGGAFVLVYLFFLVIMGIPLMTMEFSVGRASRKSPLLGTKVLQRSGQKWHLQGYFAMAGNYLLMMFYTTVTGWMLHYFYLTATGSFKGKDVEQVAKVFGGMLGQPSVMVLWMVVVIVAGFLICSMGLRSGIEKVTKIMMTALIVLIVALAVNSILLPGGMEGLKFYLLPDFKRMYQVGIGATIVAAMNQSFFTLSLGIGAMAIFGSYVDKKHTLFGESVRVAALDTFVAVFAGLVIFPACYSFGVKADSGPNLVFITLPNIFNHMPLGRFWGSLFFIFMAFAAFSTVIAVFENIISCCMDLTGCSRKKVSFTNIALLTVLSLPCALGFNLLSGIHPLGGNSSVLDFEDFLVSNIVLPLGSLIYLLFCMYKGGWGWKNFIDEANTGEGIKMPKWLRPYMAYVLPIIIICIFVIGLKDTFNF, encoded by the coding sequence ATGAAAGAAAGAGAGACTTTAGGTTCCCGGCTGGGTTTTATTTTGCTTTCTGCGGGATGCGCCGTAGGAATCGGTAACGTATGGAAGTTTCCGTACATAACAGGATTGTACGGCGGCGGAGCCTTTGTTTTGGTTTATTTGTTTTTTCTTGTGATCATGGGAATTCCGCTTATGACAATGGAATTTTCCGTAGGCCGCGCCAGCCGAAAAAGTCCTCTTTTAGGCACAAAGGTTTTGCAGCGTTCGGGACAAAAATGGCATTTGCAAGGATATTTTGCGATGGCGGGCAACTATCTTCTAATGATGTTTTATACGACAGTTACCGGTTGGATGCTGCATTATTTTTATCTTACTGCGACAGGAAGCTTTAAAGGTAAAGATGTAGAACAGGTTGCAAAGGTTTTCGGGGGTATGCTCGGGCAGCCGTCCGTAATGGTGTTGTGGATGGTCGTAGTTATCGTTGCAGGCTTTTTAATATGTTCCATGGGGTTACGCAGCGGCATAGAAAAGGTCACAAAAATCATGATGACGGCTCTCATAGTTTTAATTGTCGCTCTGGCGGTGAACAGCATACTTTTGCCCGGCGGCATGGAAGGATTGAAATTTTATCTTCTTCCCGACTTTAAGCGTATGTATCAGGTTGGAATAGGCGCGACGATCGTCGCAGCGATGAACCAGTCTTTTTTTACTTTAAGCTTGGGAATCGGCGCGATGGCGATCTTCGGAAGCTATGTGGATAAAAAGCACACCCTTTTCGGAGAATCCGTCCGCGTAGCGGCTCTTGATACCTTTGTGGCGGTTTTTGCAGGCCTTGTGATCTTTCCTGCATGTTACTCTTTCGGCGTAAAGGCGGACAGCGGTCCGAATCTTGTTTTTATAACATTGCCCAATATTTTTAATCATATGCCTTTAGGGCGTTTCTGGGGCAGTTTGTTTTTTATCTTTATGGCGTTTGCGGCGTTTTCTACCGTTATCGCAGTGTTCGAAAACATAATTTCCTGCTGTATGGACCTTACGGGATGTTCCAGAAAAAAGGTTTCGTTTACGAATATTGCTCTTTTAACCGTACTTTCCCTTCCGTGCGCGCTGGGATTTAACTTGCTTTCAGGCATTCATCCGCTTGGGGGGAATTCTTCCGTTCTGGACTTTGAAGATTTTTTGGTAAGCAATATAGTTTTGCCGTTAGGATCCTTGATTTATTTACTGTTTTGTATGTACAAGGGCGGATGGGGATGGAAAAATTTTATTGACGAAGCGAATACGGGTGAAGGAATTAAGATGCCGAAGTGGCTCCGTCCGTACATGGCCTATGTTCTTCCGATCATAATAATATGTATTTTCGTTATAGGACTAAAAGACACTTTTAACTTTTAA
- a CDS encoding ABC transporter substrate-binding protein, which yields MMKKILLLTITLFIALNFTGFSAPENKNSGAKTTIRVGIPKAPPALPILRMIDSQAMGKNVEINFTIWDAPEKLIAMVQSSDFDMFAFPLTVVAKLYNRGVPVTLTNVNTWGVTYFLTTDPDFKNWSDLKNKTVYVPLQSSPPDVITQFFMKKAGLTPKKDVTIIYASIAEVGQMMAAGKAQYITMIEPQVTSVLMQNKNARVAFSFEDEWKKFTDNSTIIPNAGFGAKTKFVKENPELTKQFEQEYEKALNWVLANPDKAASLAEEKLGLKAPVVQKAIPRMGLTYKNAYDAKADLEQFWQLLVDFDPATIGGKVPDETLLYKK from the coding sequence ATGATGAAAAAAATACTTTTACTGACAATCACGCTTTTTATTGCGTTGAATTTTACAGGGTTTTCAGCGCCTGAAAACAAAAACAGCGGCGCAAAGACGACTATTCGCGTAGGCATTCCGAAGGCGCCTCCGGCTCTGCCGATTCTTCGCATGATAGATTCTCAAGCGATGGGCAAAAATGTAGAAATAAATTTTACAATCTGGGACGCACCCGAAAAACTTATCGCAATGGTGCAAAGCAGCGACTTCGATATGTTCGCCTTTCCTCTGACGGTAGTAGCCAAGCTGTATAACAGAGGCGTTCCCGTAACGCTCACGAACGTGAACACCTGGGGAGTTACATATTTTTTGACGACGGATCCCGATTTTAAGAATTGGTCCGACCTTAAAAACAAGACCGTGTACGTTCCTCTTCAGTCGTCTCCGCCGGACGTCATTACGCAGTTTTTTATGAAAAAAGCGGGTCTCACTCCCAAAAAAGACGTTACGATTATTTACGCTTCAATAGCGGAAGTCGGCCAAATGATGGCGGCAGGAAAGGCGCAGTATATTACTATGATAGAGCCGCAGGTAACTTCCGTCCTTATGCAAAACAAAAATGCGCGAGTCGCATTTTCTTTTGAAGACGAATGGAAAAAATTTACCGACAACAGCACTATCATTCCGAACGCAGGTTTCGGAGCCAAAACAAAATTTGTAAAAGAAAATCCGGAACTGACAAAGCAGTTCGAACAGGAATACGAAAAGGCTTTAAATTGGGTGCTCGCGAATCCCGACAAAGCGGCGTCTCTTGCGGAAGAGAAGCTCGGCCTAAAAGCTCCCGTAGTGCAAAAGGCAATTCCGCGCATGGGACTCACCTATAAAAACGCGTATGACGCAAAAGCCGATCTCGAGCAGTTTTGGCAACTGCTAGTCGATTTTGATCCCGCGACGATAGGCGGCAAGGTTCCTGATGAAACTCTCCTCTATAAGAAATAG